The window AGAATGGGGTAAACCAATTAAGCTGCTAAATAAGAATTCTACAAGAACTAAAGTTCAATATAGAGCTTTATTAATATCAATAATTTCAAATTTAAGCCTTTTGGCTTTTTTTAAATATTTTAACTTTGGTATTGAAAGTTATAATGGTTTAATGACAGGGTTGGGTTTTGATAATTATCAATATGATAGTTTTTTTAGAGTTATACTTCCTTTAGGAATTAGCTTTTATACATTTCAAAGTATGAGTTATACTATAGATATATATAGAGGTAATGCAAAGGCTATTAGGAATTTTATTGACTTTACGTGTTTTGTTTCTATGTTTCCTCAATTAGTAGCAGGACCTATTATAAGATTTCAAGAAATAGCAAACCAATTAGAAACTAGAACTCATACAATACAAAAATTTACTAGAGGTATTGCCTTTTTTAGTTTAGGTCTAGCAAAAAAAATTTTATTAGCAAATCCCTGTGGGAAAATTGCAGACTCTTGTTTTAATGCCGTAGAAGTTGGTTTTATTGATTCTTGGTATGGTGCAATAGCTTATGCTTTTCAAATATATTTTGATTTTAGTGGTTATACAGATATGGCTATCGGTATAGGTTTAATGCTGGGTTTTGTTTTTTCTAAAAATTTCGACTCTCCATATTCATCAAGAAGCATTACAGATTTCTGGAGAAAATGGCACATTTCATTATCAACATGGTTAAGAGATTATTTATACATACCGTTAGGGGGAAACAAAAAAGGAAAACATAGAACTTACATAAACTTAATGATTGTAATGTTACTAGGAGGTTTATGGCATGGAGCCTCATGGAATTTTGTAATTTGGGGTATTATTCATGGAGTGTTTTTATCTATTGAAAGAATGGTGGGTAAAGAAAGTTTGTATAAAAAACTACCAAAGAATGCATCAATATTAGTGACCTTTATTATAGTTGTTTTTGCATGGGTGTTTTTTAGATCAGATACACTTTCTAGCGCAATAAATTACCTAAGCTCAATGTTAGGGTTCAATACAAATGTAATTACAGATAATGTTATAGATATTTTAATTTGGAATCCGTATTACCTTTTATGCTTTATAATTTCTGCTATAGTTGTTTGGTTTTTTCCTCAAACATGGGATTTTACAAAAAAAATAACAATACCAAAAGCTGTATATATTCTTACTTTATTTACTGTTTCCGTAATTACATTATTAACACAAAGTTTTAACCCATTTATTTATTTTATTTTTTAATTAATGAGCGAAAAAAAAATAAATATAACACCAGAAGAATTAGCAAGTTTAGAAGTTGGTAAAACAATAATTAATCCTGTTTTAAGTAAAATACTTTTTTATGTGTTTATAGCAGTAATTACTTTGGTTCCTATAATTCAAAATATATTTAGTGATGGTTCTACATTTTCTGTAAAAACTGAAAAGAATAGCTCTTTATTTAATTTAAATGAAGAGTTAATAACATCTTTTAAAGATTTAGAAAAAGATATTGAAGAGAAATCATTATTACAGCAATATTTTCTACCAAGAGTACAAACTCTATTAACATCAGTTTTTAAAGTAGGAAATGAAAAGGTTTGGATAGACAATGATAAATTATATTTCTATGATTCTAATAAATATGTGTTTTCATCTGGTTTTTTAGATGAACAAAAAATAAAACAAAGAGTAGAAAATGAAGGTGTTTCAGCAAGCCCAATAGCAGCAATAGTAGATTTTAGTAATCAGTTAAAGAAACAAGGTATAGAATTAGTTTTGATGCCAGTTCCTTCAAAAATGTCCATTAATAATACTAAGGGTAAACTAATAAATAACACATCATTTTCTGCATTCATCAATAAAATAAAAAAAGAAAATATTGTAGTTTTAGATCTGTATAATAAATTGTCTGTAGAAGATAAATACCTTAATTTAGATACTCATTGGACACCAAAAACAATGCATAAAGCCAACTTTTTATTAGCCAAAATTCTTGATAGTTTAAAGGTCGAAAAAGGTAATGCTGAATTTGTTATTCATCATACAGCAGTTTCAAATTATGGAGATATTGCAAATATGTTAAAGGTGAAAAAGATTGGCAGGTTATTTGATAAGCAAACAGTAGGTATTAAGCAAGTTTTAGAGAATAACTATCCATTAAAACCAAATAAAAATTCTGACGTGTTGCTATTAGGAGACAGTTTTTCAAATATTTACTCGATAAATAATATGGAATGGGGTATTTCTGCAGGACTATTTGAAAACTTAAGTTTAAGTTTAAATAAAACAATAGATAAAATTACATTAAATAATAACGGTGCTTTTGCAACCCGACAAGAATTAGCTAATAAATTAAATAGAGGAGAGAATAGGTTAGCAGGAAAAAAGGTAATAATATGGCAATTTGCAGAAAGGGAATTATCTTTAGGGAATTGGAAACTAATTCCTTTAAAATATAATCCCAATTTTGAAACAAGTTTTTTAATGTTAAAACAAGAAGATGAAATTATAGTTAATGCTGTGGTTGAAGACGTTGCTAAAATCCCAATGGTTGGTAGTGTGCCTTATAAAGACCATATAGTTTCAGTTCACTTAAAAGAAGTTGTTTCTTCCTTAAATAATAAAAAATTAGGAGATGCAGTAGTATATTTAGAGAGCATGAAAAATAATGTTTGGACGCCAGCAGCTAGTTTAAATGTTGGGACTAAGATTACTCTAAAACTCTCTAATTGGCAAAGAAAAATCAATAAATTCGGGTCTTTAAATCGTTCTGAATTAGATGATGAAATTCTTTCATTGGAAGAACCTTTATGGGGAGAATTAATTAAATAAAATAATGAAAAAAACAGTTTTTATATTAAGTTTAATATTTTTTAATATTTTACAAACTAGATCTCAAAACTTATTAGAAGTTGAAAGTAAAAGAATTTTAACAGATAATAAAACAAAAAAAACGATTAAAGGTCTTGATGGGTGGATGTTTTTAAGAGATGAAATAAACCATTTATCTAAGGGTAAGTTTTATGGAGAAGTTTCCAAAATAACTTCTGAAAACAAACAAAATGGTAGGCAAGATCCAATACCTGCAATTGTAGATTTTAATAATCAACTACAAAAATTAGGAGTAACTTTATTTGTAATGCCAGTTCCTCCTAAAGCTTTGCTTTACCCAGATAAATTATCAAAAAAACTTTCTATTAAAAATACATATGATGTTAATTATAAAGAGTTGTTTAGTAAGTTAGAAAAAAGCGGGGTTAAAACTATAAACCTTATTTCAAAATTTAAAAATAATAGAAGAAAAGGAATAGAAACTTATTGTAAGCAAGATTCTCATTGGAGTCCTAACGGTATTAATACTGCTTCAGAAGAAATACTTAAAAAAGTAAGTGAAAATAGTTGGTACATAGATTACCTTAAAGAAAATAAATTGTCCGAATCTCCAAATAAATTAGAAATAGAAATTGAAGGAGATTTATGGAAGAATTCTAATAAATCAGATAAGAAAGAGAAAATTAAAATCAAACAATATAATAAGTTGTCTCAACTTAATAATAATTCA of the Tenacibaculum todarodis genome contains:
- a CDS encoding MBOAT family O-acyltransferase gives rise to the protein MFILLMLFSTTIDYICGLFISESIGEWGKPIKLLNKNSTRTKVQYRALLISIISNLSLLAFFKYFNFGIESYNGLMTGLGFDNYQYDSFFRVILPLGISFYTFQSMSYTIDIYRGNAKAIRNFIDFTCFVSMFPQLVAGPIIRFQEIANQLETRTHTIQKFTRGIAFFSLGLAKKILLANPCGKIADSCFNAVEVGFIDSWYGAIAYAFQIYFDFSGYTDMAIGIGLMLGFVFSKNFDSPYSSRSITDFWRKWHISLSTWLRDYLYIPLGGNKKGKHRTYINLMIVMLLGGLWHGASWNFVIWGIIHGVFLSIERMVGKESLYKKLPKNASILVTFIIVVFAWVFFRSDTLSSAINYLSSMLGFNTNVITDNVIDILIWNPYYLLCFIISAIVVWFFPQTWDFTKKITIPKAVYILTLFTVSVITLLTQSFNPFIYFIF
- a CDS encoding alginate O-acetyltransferase AlgX-related protein, with the translated sequence MSEKKINITPEELASLEVGKTIINPVLSKILFYVFIAVITLVPIIQNIFSDGSTFSVKTEKNSSLFNLNEELITSFKDLEKDIEEKSLLQQYFLPRVQTLLTSVFKVGNEKVWIDNDKLYFYDSNKYVFSSGFLDEQKIKQRVENEGVSASPIAAIVDFSNQLKKQGIELVLMPVPSKMSINNTKGKLINNTSFSAFINKIKKENIVVLDLYNKLSVEDKYLNLDTHWTPKTMHKANFLLAKILDSLKVEKGNAEFVIHHTAVSNYGDIANMLKVKKIGRLFDKQTVGIKQVLENNYPLKPNKNSDVLLLGDSFSNIYSINNMEWGISAGLFENLSLSLNKTIDKITLNNNGAFATRQELANKLNRGENRLAGKKVIIWQFAERELSLGNWKLIPLKYNPNFETSFLMLKQEDEIIVNAVVEDVAKIPMVGSVPYKDHIVSVHLKEVVSSLNNKKLGDAVVYLESMKNNVWTPAASLNVGTKITLKLSNWQRKINKFGSLNRSELDDEILSLEEPLWGELIK
- a CDS encoding alginate O-acetyltransferase AlgX-related protein; protein product: MKKTVFILSLIFFNILQTRSQNLLEVESKRILTDNKTKKTIKGLDGWMFLRDEINHLSKGKFYGEVSKITSENKQNGRQDPIPAIVDFNNQLQKLGVTLFVMPVPPKALLYPDKLSKKLSIKNTYDVNYKELFSKLEKSGVKTINLISKFKNNRRKGIETYCKQDSHWSPNGINTASEEILKKVSENSWYIDYLKENKLSESPNKLEIEIEGDLWKNSNKSDKKEKIKIKQYNKLSQLNNNSPVLLMGDSHCLIFHSSNDMLAENAGLPGVLASKLGFNLDLIAVKGSGTNSVRIDLYRKAKKIDWIKNKKVVIWCFTGRDFSESISGWRKIPVVKN